A window from Alphaproteobacteria bacterium encodes these proteins:
- a CDS encoding NADPH-dependent assimilatory sulfite reductase hemoprotein subunit, whose protein sequence is MTRNSLTEAPPKPSKVEEIKTASRQLRGTLQEELARDSDQFGPEDIQLLKFHGTYQQYDRDTATTRKKEGLEKEFSFMLRLRLPGGKLTAAQYLALDNLADKYANGTLRITTRQTIQFHGILKRDLRATIREVNEAVITSFGACGDVVRNVTTNPAPIADYAHRRMDEDAALLSTHLLPRTRAYHDIWIDGEKQETPAAPVDEPLYGEVYLPRKFKIGIATPDDNTVDVLTNDLAVIPLFRDNTLEGYNIAIGGGLGTTHNKPETYPRLATPVAFVGPDDLLGIAEAVIALQRDHGDRSNRRHARLKYTIDDHGLAWVKERLASYFGRALEEPRPMARFRVRDHMGWHEQGDGHWYLGLHVPNGRIADKPGWRLKTALARLFATRELRPIFSTTQDFLIADIPADKRQEIEDFLGGFGVMPGDTPSRTRRAAMACPALPTCGLALTEAERIQPDLMNTLEGLMAKHGIDGERISVRVTGCPNGCARPYVGDIGFVGRMPGHYAIFVGGDFEGTRLNTKLFEKASTESISQVFDLLFGLYARERRDHESFGDFCDRKGVDVLRDYIASESGATTAAHL, encoded by the coding sequence ATGACCAGGAATTCTTTGACCGAAGCGCCGCCGAAGCCCTCGAAGGTCGAGGAAATCAAGACGGCCAGCCGCCAGCTTCGCGGCACGCTGCAGGAGGAACTCGCGCGCGATTCGGACCAGTTCGGTCCGGAGGACATCCAGCTTCTCAAGTTCCATGGCACCTACCAGCAATACGACCGCGATACCGCGACCACCCGGAAGAAGGAAGGGCTGGAGAAGGAATTCTCCTTCATGCTCCGGCTCCGCCTGCCGGGAGGCAAGCTCACGGCCGCGCAGTATCTCGCGCTCGATAACCTGGCCGATAAATACGCCAACGGCACGCTGCGCATCACCACGCGCCAGACCATCCAGTTCCATGGCATCCTGAAACGCGATCTGCGCGCGACGATCCGCGAAGTCAACGAGGCGGTCATCACCAGCTTCGGCGCGTGCGGCGATGTCGTGCGCAATGTCACGACCAATCCCGCACCCATCGCCGATTACGCCCATCGGCGCATGGATGAGGACGCGGCCCTGCTCTCCACCCACCTGCTGCCGCGCACCCGCGCCTATCACGACATCTGGATCGACGGCGAGAAGCAGGAGACGCCGGCGGCCCCCGTGGACGAGCCGCTCTATGGCGAGGTCTACCTGCCGCGCAAGTTCAAGATCGGCATCGCCACGCCAGACGACAACACGGTCGACGTGTTGACCAACGATCTCGCCGTCATCCCGCTGTTTCGCGACAACACGCTCGAGGGCTACAACATCGCAATCGGCGGCGGGCTGGGGACGACCCACAACAAGCCCGAAACGTATCCCCGGCTTGCTACTCCCGTCGCGTTCGTGGGGCCGGACGATCTTCTCGGGATCGCCGAAGCCGTCATCGCCCTGCAGCGCGATCATGGTGACCGCTCGAACCGCCGGCACGCGCGTCTCAAATACACGATCGACGACCATGGCCTCGCCTGGGTCAAGGAGAGGCTGGCATCCTATTTCGGCCGCGCGCTCGAAGAGCCCCGTCCCATGGCCAGATTTCGGGTCCGGGACCATATGGGCTGGCACGAGCAGGGTGACGGCCATTGGTATCTGGGGCTCCATGTGCCCAATGGCCGGATCGCGGACAAGCCCGGCTGGCGGCTCAAGACGGCCCTCGCCAGGCTCTTTGCGACCCGTGAGTTGCGGCCCATTTTCTCCACCACCCAGGATTTTCTTATCGCCGATATCCCGGCCGACAAGCGCCAGGAGATCGAGGATTTCCTCGGCGGTTTCGGGGTGATGCCCGGCGATACCCCCTCGCGGACGCGGCGCGCGGCCATGGCGTGCCCGGCACTCCCCACCTGCGGCCTGGCGCTGACCGAGGCGGAGCGCATCCAGCCCGATCTGATGAACACGCTGGAGGGGCTGATGGCCAAGCATGGCATCGACGGCGAGCGTATTTCGGTCCGCGTCACCGGATGCCCCAACGGATGCGCGCGGCCCTATGTGGGCGATATCGGCTTCGTCGGCCGCATGCCCGGTCACTACGCCATCTTCGTCGGCGGCGACTTCGAGGGCACGCGCCTCAATACCAAGTTGTTCGAAAAGGCCTCGACAGAATCGATCTCCCAGGTCTTCGACCTTCTGTTCGGCCTGTATGCGCGTGAACGCCGCGATCATGAAAGCTTCGGTGATTTCTGTGACCGCAAGGGTGTCGACGTGCTGCGCGACTATATTGCCAGCGAAAGCGGCGCGACGACTGCGGCACATCTTTAG
- a CDS encoding COX15/CtaA family protein, producing the protein MTSANPIPTQPTIGASGVTADPRARGLAGWMFTLAAMVFIMVVVGGITRLTESGLSIVDWRPFTGLFPPMNEGEWQRVFEAYQAYPEFQKVNREMTLAAFKGIFWWEYIHRLWGRLIGVVFLLPFIYFLASGTLRGPAAWRTSLAFVLGGAQAGLGWFMVKSGLADDPRVSPYRLAAHLGLAVIIYGYLLWLALAFRDQYRAPIRLHTRAPAWTRRAAGLLLAWVFLVILSGAFVAGLDAGLAYNTFPLMGGEWVPPDLFHLTPAWRNFFENVTLVQFDHRLLGTLTLFLTIALALAVWRAARQQLIPAPALAGFHVMAGVAALQVILGVATLLAYVPVSLGALHQANALVLFTLALWTRYRLTDHGRHETG; encoded by the coding sequence ATGACCTCGGCCAACCCCATTCCCACCCAGCCGACCATCGGTGCTTCCGGCGTCACAGCCGACCCGCGCGCCCGGGGCCTGGCGGGATGGATGTTCACGCTTGCCGCCATGGTCTTCATCATGGTGGTGGTCGGCGGAATTACACGGCTCACCGAATCCGGTCTCTCGATCGTCGATTGGCGGCCCTTTACGGGGCTGTTCCCGCCGATGAACGAGGGCGAGTGGCAGCGGGTTTTCGAGGCTTATCAGGCCTACCCCGAATTTCAGAAAGTGAACCGCGAGATGACCCTCGCCGCCTTCAAGGGGATCTTCTGGTGGGAGTACATCCATCGCCTCTGGGGCCGATTGATCGGTGTTGTCTTTCTGCTGCCCTTTATCTATTTCCTTGCGAGCGGCACTCTGCGCGGCCCGGCCGCCTGGCGGACATCGCTCGCTTTCGTGCTGGGCGGCGCCCAGGCCGGGCTCGGCTGGTTCATGGTGAAAAGCGGCCTTGCCGACGATCCACGGGTGAGCCCCTATCGCCTCGCGGCCCATCTCGGCCTCGCGGTCATCATCTACGGCTATCTGCTCTGGCTGGCGCTGGCGTTCCGCGACCAGTACCGGGCGCCGATCCGCCTGCACACGAGGGCGCCGGCCTGGACGCGGCGGGCGGCCGGGCTGCTGCTGGCATGGGTCTTCCTTGTCATCCTGTCGGGCGCCTTCGTGGCCGGATTGGACGCAGGGCTCGCCTATAACACGTTTCCGCTGATGGGCGGCGAATGGGTCCCGCCCGACCTGTTTCATCTCACTCCGGCGTGGCGGAACTTTTTCGAGAACGTGACGCTGGTCCAGTTCGATCACCGGCTTCTGGGGACACTCACGCTCTTCCTGACGATAGCGCTGGCGCTCGCCGTGTGGCGGGCGGCGCGCCAGCAACTAATACCGGCTCCCGCCCTCGCCGGCTTTCATGTGATGGCCGGGGTTGCCGCCTTGCAGGTGATTCTGGGCGTCGCAACCCTGCTGGCCTATGTGCCGGTGAGCCTGGGCGCGCTCCACCAGGCCAACGCACTCGTCCTGTTTACGCTGGCGCTCTGGACACGCTATCGCCTGACAGACCATGGCAGACATGAGACGGGATGA
- a CDS encoding phytanoyl-CoA dioxygenase family protein encodes MTRLLSDRQISDFKRDGFLVVRSMFDDATLAKIESWSRGLEEAADRPDYVWKYYEDSLTQLGTKVLNRIENFCAYHDEFSAFVRGPRMAGPVGELFGEEAVLFKDKINLKRPGGSGFTPHQDVQAGWDSYAPFFITMLVSIDRATAENGCLELAAGFHDKGLIGDYWAPLTERDMADMTFVACPTEPGDVVFFDSFAPHRSGPNLSSHQRRVLYITYNPASDGDHLARYYAEKFASYPPDVARDPDRDYRFKV; translated from the coding sequence ATGACACGGCTTCTCTCCGATCGGCAGATTTCCGACTTCAAGCGCGACGGGTTTCTCGTCGTGCGTAGCATGTTCGATGACGCGACATTGGCGAAAATCGAAAGCTGGAGCCGCGGGTTGGAAGAGGCGGCGGACCGGCCCGATTATGTCTGGAAATATTACGAGGACAGCCTCACACAGCTCGGCACGAAGGTACTGAACCGGATCGAGAATTTCTGCGCCTACCATGACGAGTTCAGCGCCTTCGTGCGCGGCCCTCGCATGGCGGGGCCGGTGGGTGAGCTGTTCGGCGAGGAGGCGGTCCTGTTCAAGGACAAGATCAACCTGAAACGCCCCGGCGGCAGCGGCTTCACGCCGCATCAGGATGTCCAGGCTGGCTGGGACAGCTACGCCCCCTTCTTTATCACCATGCTGGTCAGCATAGACCGGGCGACCGCGGAAAACGGCTGCCTGGAACTGGCGGCCGGGTTTCACGACAAGGGGCTGATCGGCGATTACTGGGCGCCGCTAACGGAACGGGACATGGCGGACATGACCTTCGTGGCCTGTCCGACCGAGCCGGGCGACGTGGTGTTCTTCGATTCTTTCGCCCCGCATCGTTCGGGACCGAATCTGAGCTCCCATCAGCGCCGCGTGCTGTACATCACCTACAATCCGGCTTCGGACGGCGATCACCTCGCCCGGTACTACGCCGAAAAATTCGCCTCCTACCCGCCGGATGTCGCGCGCGACCCGGACAGGGACTACCGCTTCAAGGTCTAG
- a CDS encoding TorF family putative porin has product MKKRLSFATLGAAFLLPFLVTPTMAESEAPDSLIPETDIPGTISANIALTTDYMYRGISQTSNGNPAVQGGFDYGVGLFEEIGFYLGTWASNIDFDDGPQGGTVEIDYYGGLTGNIQGVDWSLGGLYYQYPGADQSLNYDFIELTAALGYDFEVVGLAYDFAWSPEFFGEVGDSYYHAFSAGVPLPRGLSLDAGLAYQGFDLESNDDYWHWTVGLTASVIGFDMTVAYHDADESDDPLTDARAVFTIARAF; this is encoded by the coding sequence ATGAAGAAGCGACTTTCCTTTGCCACCCTTGGGGCGGCGTTCTTGCTGCCGTTCCTGGTCACGCCGACGATGGCCGAGTCGGAAGCGCCGGATTCGCTGATCCCGGAAACAGATATTCCGGGGACAATTTCCGCCAATATCGCGCTGACGACGGACTATATGTATCGCGGGATTTCCCAGACGTCGAACGGGAACCCCGCCGTACAGGGCGGGTTCGATTATGGGGTGGGGCTGTTCGAGGAGATCGGCTTCTATCTTGGCACCTGGGCATCCAATATCGATTTCGACGATGGCCCGCAGGGTGGCACGGTGGAGATCGATTACTACGGCGGGCTGACCGGGAACATCCAGGGCGTCGACTGGTCACTGGGCGGGCTTTACTACCAGTATCCGGGGGCCGACCAGTCGTTGAATTATGATTTCATCGAGCTGACCGCCGCTCTTGGCTACGATTTCGAGGTGGTCGGTCTCGCCTATGACTTCGCCTGGTCTCCGGAATTTTTCGGCGAAGTGGGCGACAGCTATTACCACGCCTTCAGTGCCGGCGTTCCGCTGCCGCGTGGCCTGAGCCTCGATGCGGGGCTCGCCTATCAGGGCTTCGATCTGGAGTCCAATGACGATTACTGGCACTGGACGGTAGGGCTGACCGCCTCGGTCATCGGTTTCGATATGACCGTCGCCTATCATGATGCCGATGAGAGCGACGATCCGCTGACCGACGCGCGCGCGGTCTTCACCATTGCCCGGGCCTTCTAG
- a CDS encoding glycosyltransferase has product MAVVTGADMASISEADLAAALALAVWIYLIVGHGRFWRWRAEPVADELPAGLDTLPEIVAIIPARNEADGIGTAVTSLLTQDYPRPVSVIVVDDQSTDGTAELARQAAEAIGAGDRLIVRAGQNLPPGWTGKLWAVAQGVDLAGEKFPDAQYWLLTDGDIHHDFANLRELATRAETAGLDLASLMVRLRIDSFWDRLLIPAFVFFFQMLYPFSRVADPRRREAAAAGGCMLVRRRALEAAGGIGAIRDRLIDDCALAALLKRRGGAIWLGLSDRTYSLRRYRGLRDIWDMVARTAYTQLRYSPWLVAGTVLAMGMAYLVPPLALAVGLWRGEMLTAALGGAGWLLMAVAYLPTVGRYRLAPPVALSLPVAGVFYALMTLSSAWRHYRGAGGAWKGRHYDGPRGSRPAAALSDEDTPSS; this is encoded by the coding sequence ATGGCAGTCGTGACGGGCGCGGACATGGCCTCGATAAGCGAAGCGGATCTGGCCGCCGCCCTTGCCCTCGCCGTCTGGATTTATCTGATCGTCGGCCATGGCCGGTTCTGGCGCTGGCGGGCCGAACCGGTCGCTGACGAACTGCCGGCAGGTCTCGACACCCTGCCGGAAATCGTTGCGATCATCCCCGCCCGCAACGAGGCCGATGGCATCGGGACAGCGGTAACGTCACTCCTGACCCAGGATTACCCGCGTCCGGTCTCCGTCATCGTGGTCGACGACCAGAGCACGGATGGCACTGCCGAGTTGGCCCGCCAGGCGGCCGAGGCGATTGGTGCGGGTGACCGGTTGATCGTCCGGGCGGGACAGAACCTGCCGCCGGGCTGGACCGGCAAACTCTGGGCCGTCGCGCAGGGCGTCGACCTGGCGGGGGAAAAATTCCCCGATGCGCAATACTGGCTGCTGACCGACGGGGACATCCATCATGATTTTGCGAATCTGCGCGAGCTTGCCACCCGGGCCGAAACCGCCGGGCTCGATCTCGCTTCGCTCATGGTCCGGCTGCGGATCGACTCGTTCTGGGATCGCCTCCTGATCCCGGCCTTCGTTTTCTTCTTCCAGATGCTTTACCCGTTCTCGCGCGTGGCTGATCCCCGGCGGCGCGAGGCGGCGGCCGCGGGTGGCTGCATGCTGGTACGCCGTCGCGCGCTCGAGGCGGCGGGCGGGATCGGCGCCATTCGCGATCGTCTGATCGACGATTGCGCGCTGGCGGCGCTCCTGAAACGCCGGGGCGGCGCCATCTGGCTGGGCCTGTCCGACAGGACATATTCTCTCAGGCGCTACCGCGGGCTCCGGGACATTTGGGACATGGTGGCGCGCACCGCCTACACCCAGTTGCGCTATTCTCCCTGGCTTGTCGCCGGCACAGTCCTCGCGATGGGGATGGCCTATCTGGTGCCCCCGCTGGCCTTGGCCGTGGGCCTCTGGCGGGGCGAGATGCTGACGGCGGCGCTGGGCGGCGCCGGCTGGCTGCTCATGGCCGTGGCCTATCTGCCCACCGTCGGGCGGTATCGCCTGGCGCCGCCCGTCGCCTTGAGCCTGCCTGTCGCCGGTGTGTTCTACGCGCTGATGACGCTAAGCTCCGCCTGGCGCCACTATCGCGGCGCGGGCGGCGCCTGGAAGGGGCGGCACTATGACGGGCCGAGAGGCTCCCGGCCGGCGGCGGCCTTATCCGACGAGGACACCCCCAGCTCATGA
- the hpnC gene encoding squalene synthase HpnC gives MTTSQLETPSGKGAADENFPVGSWLLPAALRPHIAIFYAFARAADDIADNPALPADEKIRRLDAFDRVLAGAGDAMDGLEKAARMRESLARTGVSPRHCHDLLKAFKQDATRARYADWDDLMAYCNLSAAPVGRYLLDLHGEDAADYPPSDALCNALQVINHLQDCAEDYRRLDRVYLPAPAIESAGGQVADLARDTASPAIRLVIDDLLARTDELLDAAGELPGRLRSTRLAMESATILRLARRLTRRLGREDPLAQRVRLRPWAVGTSAVEGILWGLSRAGRGGPAAGHARH, from the coding sequence ATGACGACATCGCAGCTTGAAACACCCTCTGGCAAGGGCGCCGCGGACGAGAATTTTCCTGTGGGATCGTGGTTGCTGCCGGCCGCGCTCCGCCCCCATATCGCGATTTTCTACGCCTTCGCGCGCGCGGCCGATGACATCGCCGACAATCCCGCCCTGCCGGCGGACGAAAAAATCCGCCGCCTCGATGCCTTCGATCGAGTCCTTGCCGGCGCGGGGGACGCCATGGACGGGCTTGAAAAGGCGGCGCGCATGCGCGAGAGCCTGGCCCGAACGGGCGTCAGCCCGCGCCATTGCCACGATCTTCTGAAAGCCTTCAAACAGGATGCGACCAGGGCCAGATATGCCGACTGGGACGACTTGATGGCCTACTGCAATTTGTCGGCAGCCCCGGTGGGCCGCTACCTTCTTGATCTGCATGGCGAAGACGCGGCCGACTATCCGCCCAGTGACGCCCTGTGCAACGCGCTTCAGGTCATCAACCACCTTCAGGATTGCGCCGAGGACTACCGCCGGCTCGACCGGGTCTATCTGCCGGCACCTGCCATCGAGTCCGCCGGCGGGCAGGTGGCTGACCTGGCGCGGGACACGGCAAGCCCCGCGATCCGTTTGGTCATCGACGATCTCCTGGCGCGGACCGATGAGTTGCTCGATGCGGCCGGCGAACTTCCCGGCCGGCTGCGGAGCACCCGCCTCGCGATGGAATCGGCGACGATCCTGCGCCTGGCGAGACGCCTCACCCGACGGCTCGGGCGAGAGGACCCGCTGGCCCAGCGCGTGCGGCTGCGCCCGTGGGCCGTCGGAACCTCGGCGGTGGAAGGAATTCTTTGGGGACTTTCCCGGGCAGGACGGGGCGGCCCGGCGGCCGGCCACGCCCGCCACTAA
- the hpnD gene encoding presqualene diphosphate synthase HpnD, whose amino-acid sequence MTQAGSLAEDVGNEQEARLIEEARHHVSALTRASGTSFYWGMRILPPARREAMFAIYAFCREVDDIADGSLEPAGKRAALEDWRQEIQNLYLGRANKAVTRALLPALRDYKLRREDFLAIIDGMEMDAAGPIVAPRRAELERYCDRVAGAVGLLSIRAFGDSSSAAEDFALALGRALQLTNILRDLKEDAAIGRLYLPRETLLAHGISPDDPAAVLDHPNLPGVCAEIAAEAARHYALADRLRPRLDRHAMRPAFIMGALYRRVLNKLVRRGWHDLDRDVRVSKPVKLAIILRYALT is encoded by the coding sequence ATGACGCAGGCAGGATCGCTGGCGGAAGACGTCGGGAACGAGCAGGAAGCGCGGCTGATCGAGGAAGCGCGGCACCATGTCAGCGCCCTCACGCGTGCCTCGGGCACGTCGTTCTACTGGGGGATGCGGATCCTGCCTCCGGCCCGGCGCGAGGCCATGTTCGCAATCTATGCCTTCTGCCGCGAGGTCGACGATATTGCAGACGGGTCCCTTGAGCCGGCCGGCAAGCGCGCCGCCCTCGAGGATTGGCGCCAGGAAATCCAGAACCTGTATCTCGGCCGGGCCAATAAGGCCGTGACCCGGGCGCTCCTGCCGGCACTTCGCGACTACAAGCTTCGGCGCGAGGATTTCCTCGCCATTATCGACGGCATGGAAATGGACGCCGCCGGTCCGATCGTGGCGCCCAGGCGGGCGGAGCTCGAACGGTATTGCGATCGCGTCGCCGGCGCGGTGGGTCTTTTATCGATCCGCGCCTTTGGTGATTCGAGTTCGGCCGCAGAGGATTTCGCCCTCGCCCTCGGCCGCGCGCTGCAACTGACGAATATCCTGAGAGACCTGAAGGAGGACGCCGCCATCGGCCGGCTATATCTGCCGCGCGAAACGCTGCTCGCACACGGTATTTCGCCGGATGATCCGGCGGCCGTCCTCGACCACCCCAATCTGCCCGGGGTCTGCGCCGAGATCGCGGCCGAGGCGGCGCGACACTATGCGCTGGCCGATCGCCTGCGCCCCCGGCTGGACCGCCATGCCATGCGCCCCGCCTTCATCATGGGCGCACTCTATCGCCGTGTTCTCAACAAGCTCGTCCGGCGTGGCTGGCACGATCTGGACCGCGATGTGCGCGTTAGCAAGCCGGTCAAACTCGCCATCATATTGCGCTATGCCCTTACCTAG
- the hpnE gene encoding hydroxysqualene dehydroxylase HpnE codes for MSRRRSGRAPGRVHVIGAGLAGLAAAVELVQRGRTVTVHEATRQAGGRCRSFVDPALDALIDNGNHLLMGANTATFRFLDLVGEPEALAAPAHAVFPFLDLTTGERWTIRPSRGPLPWWVLRAKSRIPGTAPGDYAGVLRMMLAGPKKRVSEITGLHGTMVDRFWEPLTVAVLNTEIEAASARLLGRTLALTFARGEAASRPYMARDGLSPALVDPAVAFLTRLDNDQARFVFNSRLRGLEFGPDGVTALDTTTGLIPLAPEDSVVLAVTAPVAHDLLPDIVPDFAGRPIVNAHFSLPAPAALPEGSPLLGLIGGTGQWLFVRGSIASVTVSAATGLVDEESETIARRIWPEVARALDLGSAPLGAYRIIKEKRATFAQTPANVAARPGPDTPWRNLVLAGDWTDTGLPATIEGAIRSGFTAAGRLG; via the coding sequence ATGAGCAGGCGCCGGTCGGGCCGTGCCCCGGGCCGCGTTCATGTCATCGGCGCGGGGCTGGCCGGGTTGGCGGCAGCCGTCGAACTGGTGCAGCGGGGCCGGACGGTGACCGTCCATGAGGCGACCCGGCAAGCGGGCGGGCGGTGCCGCTCCTTCGTCGACCCCGCCCTCGATGCCCTCATCGATAATGGCAACCACCTGCTGATGGGTGCCAACACGGCAACCTTCCGGTTTCTCGATTTGGTGGGAGAGCCGGAGGCACTGGCGGCGCCGGCGCACGCGGTATTTCCGTTTCTCGATCTCACGACCGGCGAAAGATGGACGATCCGTCCGTCGCGCGGCCCCCTGCCCTGGTGGGTGCTGCGGGCGAAAAGCCGCATTCCCGGTACCGCGCCTGGCGATTATGCCGGGGTGCTGCGCATGATGCTGGCCGGGCCGAAGAAGCGCGTGAGCGAGATCACTGGTCTGCACGGGACGATGGTCGACCGCTTCTGGGAGCCGCTCACCGTGGCCGTGCTCAATACTGAAATCGAGGCGGCGTCGGCCCGCCTTCTCGGCCGCACCCTGGCCCTCACCTTTGCCAGGGGCGAAGCGGCCAGCCGGCCCTACATGGCGCGCGACGGCCTGTCCCCTGCGCTGGTAGATCCCGCGGTCGCCTTCCTCACGCGGCTGGACAACGACCAGGCGCGGTTCGTATTCAATTCCAGGCTGCGCGGCCTCGAATTCGGCCCGGATGGCGTAACCGCGCTCGACACCACCACGGGCCTGATCCCGCTCGCGCCCGAGGACAGCGTCGTGCTCGCCGTCACCGCACCGGTCGCGCACGATCTGCTTCCCGATATCGTCCCCGATTTCGCCGGCCGGCCGATCGTGAACGCGCATTTTAGCTTGCCGGCCCCGGCCGCCTTGCCCGAGGGCAGCCCGCTCCTCGGCCTGATCGGAGGCACCGGGCAGTGGCTTTTCGTGCGAGGTTCCATCGCCTCCGTCACCGTCAGCGCCGCCACCGGCCTGGTGGACGAGGAATCGGAAACCATTGCACGGCGGATCTGGCCCGAAGTCGCCCGCGCCCTCGACCTTGGCAGCGCGCCACTCGGGGCTTACCGGATCATCAAGGAAAAACGGGCAACCTTCGCCCAGACACCGGCCAACGTCGCCGCCCGCCCGGGTCCCGATACGCCCTGGCGCAACCTGGTGCTGGCCGGAGACTGGACCGATACGGGCCTGCCGGCCACGATTGAAGGGGCTATTCGCTCGGGCTTCACCGCCGCCGGCCGGCTGGGATGA
- the shc gene encoding squalene--hopene cyclase: MATVSENIESQPDSVTDAASADIQGEALDALIKDAREALLARQREDGHWVYELEADATIPAEYIMLLHYLGEEAPETEARLANYLRAIQGDDGGWPLFHAGEMDLSATVKAYFALKLAGDDPSAAHMARAREVILAAGGAARANVFTRIALALFGEVPWRAVPVMPVEIMLLPRWFPFHLEKVSYWSRTVIVPLLILMALKPRARNPGDIHIRELFATPPDEERHYLRSATDRPLARLFLGLDRLLRLAEPHMPTRPRARAIEAALNFTRERLNGEDGLGAIFPAMANAVMAFEALGYAPDHPDRAIARQAIDKLLVFHDDWGYCQPCVSPIWDTALAAHALMESGVEPEQPEMQSALSWLRDLQILDVKGDWTARRPDLRPGGWAFQYRNDFYPDVDDTAVVGMALDRAVRGRTDTAVDRAVEWIDGMQSGDGGWGAFDPENTHHYLNHIPFADHGALLDPPTEDVTARCLSLLAQRGRNRTDPVVARALAYLKRTQQPDGSWFGRWGTNYIYGTWSVLSALNAAGEDPRAPYIRKAVDWLKSRQRADGGWGEDGASYWDDRKDVVKDSTPSQTAWALLGLMAAGETHSAEVAAGIRYLMRARRDGDKWHETLFTAVGFPRVFYLRYHGYSAYFPLWALARYRNLTRSNRSATPYGM, translated from the coding sequence ATGGCGACAGTGTCCGAAAATATTGAATCACAGCCTGATTCGGTAACGGACGCAGCGAGTGCAGACATCCAGGGAGAAGCGCTCGATGCGCTGATCAAGGATGCGCGCGAGGCTCTCCTCGCCCGCCAGCGCGAGGACGGGCACTGGGTCTACGAGCTTGAGGCCGACGCAACGATCCCGGCCGAATACATCATGCTGCTGCACTATCTTGGCGAGGAGGCGCCCGAGACCGAGGCGCGGCTCGCCAACTACCTTCGCGCCATTCAGGGCGACGACGGGGGCTGGCCGCTCTTCCATGCCGGCGAGATGGACCTGAGCGCCACGGTGAAAGCCTATTTCGCGCTCAAGCTGGCGGGAGACGACCCGTCTGCGGCGCACATGGCGCGGGCGCGCGAGGTCATCCTCGCCGCCGGCGGCGCGGCGCGTGCCAACGTCTTCACGCGGATTGCGCTGGCGCTCTTCGGCGAAGTGCCCTGGCGCGCGGTGCCGGTGATGCCGGTCGAAATCATGCTGCTGCCGCGCTGGTTCCCCTTTCATCTGGAAAAGGTCTCTTACTGGTCGCGCACCGTCATCGTGCCGCTGCTCATCCTGATGGCGCTCAAGCCCCGTGCGCGCAATCCCGGCGACATCCATATCCGGGAGCTGTTTGCGACACCACCTGACGAAGAGCGCCACTACCTCAGGAGCGCGACAGATCGCCCGCTGGCGCGTCTCTTTCTCGGCCTCGACAGGCTCCTGCGCCTGGCCGAGCCGCATATGCCGACGCGGCCACGGGCCCGGGCAATCGAGGCGGCGCTGAACTTCACACGGGAAAGACTCAACGGCGAGGACGGGCTGGGAGCCATCTTCCCCGCCATGGCCAATGCTGTCATGGCGTTCGAGGCGCTCGGTTACGCACCCGATCACCCGGACCGGGCGATCGCGCGTCAGGCGATCGACAAACTGCTGGTCTTCCATGATGACTGGGGCTACTGCCAGCCTTGCGTCTCACCAATCTGGGATACGGCGCTGGCCGCGCATGCACTGATGGAATCGGGCGTCGAGCCCGAGCAGCCCGAGATGCAGAGCGCCCTGTCGTGGCTGCGCGATCTACAGATCCTGGACGTGAAGGGCGACTGGACAGCGCGCCGGCCCGATCTGCGTCCGGGCGGCTGGGCTTTCCAGTATCGCAACGATTTTTACCCCGATGTCGACGATACGGCCGTTGTCGGCATGGCGCTCGACCGGGCGGTTCGCGGACGGACGGACACGGCGGTGGACCGCGCGGTCGAGTGGATCGACGGGATGCAATCCGGCGACGGGGGCTGGGGTGCCTTCGATCCCGAAAACACGCATCACTACCTGAACCATATCCCCTTCGCCGATCATGGCGCGCTTCTCGATCCGCCGACCGAGGACGTGACCGCGCGCTGCCTCAGCCTTCTGGCGCAACGCGGGCGCAATCGCACCGATCCCGTGGTCGCGCGGGCACTCGCGTATCTGAAACGCACGCAACAGCCGGACGGCTCGTGGTTCGGCCGCTGGGGGACAAACTATATTTACGGCACATGGTCCGTCCTTTCGGCTCTCAACGCGGCTGGCGAGGACCCCCGGGCGCCCTACATTCGCAAGGCGGTCGACTGGCTAAAATCGCGCCAGCGCGCGGATGGCGGCTGGGGCGAGGATGGCGCCAGCTACTGGGACGACCGGAAGGACGTGGTCAAGGACAGCACGCCCTCGCAGACTGCCTGGGCGCTGCTCGGCCTTATGGCGGCGGGCGAGACTCACTCGGCAGAGGTTGCAGCCGGCATCAGGTATCTGATGAGGGCCCGACGCGACGGTGACAAATGGCACGAGACGCTTTTTACCGCTGTCGGCTTTCCACGCGTATTCTACCTGCGCTATCACGGTTACAGTGCCTACTTCCCGCTTTGGGCCCTGGCGCGATACCGGAATCTGACGCGCTCCAATCGCTCCGCCACGCCTTACGGCATGTAA